The genomic window CCCCTCCCCGTGTCCCCGCGTCCCCCCTCCCCGTGTCTCCCCTCCCCGTGTCCCCCCTCCCCGTGTCCCCGCGTCCCCCCTCCCCCCATCCCCCCCTTGACAACCATTCACCCCTTGGGCTATAGTAGCTCGATGAATTGGAAAAGCCCCGAACGCTGGGCCGGAATCGTATTGGTGCTGGCGGCGCTCGCCCTCTATCTCTGGACGTTGGACAATGGTCTGCGTCCGGAGGAACTGATGGGCGGCGACCTGATCACCCACCAGTACGCGCAGGTCCAGGGACGGCCCAGCAATGCGCCCGGATATCCCCTCTACACCATGGGTGGCTGGCTCTGGTTCCATGGGTGGCGTTCCATCCTCGCTGCAGAAGCCAATCCAACCGCGATTCTCTCCACCTATTCCACCCTTTGGGCGCTGTTGGCTCTCTGGCTGCTCTACCGTCTCATTCTCCACGAGACCGGCAACTGGCTGGTGGGATTGCTGCTCGGCGCGTTCTACGCAGTGACCTATTTCTTCTGGTATTATGCCACCAGCACCGAGCAGTATACCTCGGCCGTGGCCTTGACTCTGGCCATCGTGCTGGTTGCCTACCATTGGGAGGATACACTCGATCGCTCGCAACCTGGCAGGTCGGAAAAAGAAGAAGCCAGGGCGGATCGCTACATCCTGCTCCTGGCCTTCCTCTCAGGGGTAATCCTGGCCCACATGGTCACGGTGGCATTCATCATTCCTCCGCTGCTCTGGTTCATCCTGAGTCGCCAACCGGGGCTTTTACGGCGTCCAAGGTTGATCCTGACATCGATCGCGGCGGCACTGCTTCCTCTCCTGAGCTATTTCTTCGTCTATATTCGGGGTGCCCAACATCCGGAATGGCGAGGCGAAGGGCAGTGGCCCAACGCGGGAGCGTGGTTCTGGGATTTCGTCAGCACCCAGCAGGGACAGGATGAACTTACCTGGTCCTTGACCCCCCTGTGGACCCACGAGTTTCCCAGCATGATCTGGCAGGAACTAACCTGGATCATTCTTTTTGGTGGCCTGGCCGGACTCTTTCTCATGAATCGGCGGCATGGCCTCTTTCTGGGCGCAACTCTGGCGATCTATCTTGCCTTCAGTTTCATCGACCGGCTCGGTAACTGGTTTCAGGTGATCATGCCCGCCTACGCGTTGCTGGTCTTGAGCTTTGCTGTTGCCGTGCAGTGCTTGTGGACACGATTGAAGGATGCATCTCCGAAGAGTCGGCTCTCTACCGCAATGCTGCGGGGGCTTCAGATTGCTCTGGTGTCAGGCCTGCTGCTGCTGCTTGTATTTCGTTTCGACGCCAGCTGGTCCCGGGCAAATCAGCGCAATCGCGCCAGGGACACCGCACTGGCTGCCGGCCAGGCGATCCTGGCGGACGATCCACAGCCCAACGCGGCCATTCTGGCTGACTTCGCCGAGACTGTCAGCCTGCGCTACCTTCGCGACATCTGGAACCTGCGTCCCGACCTGCAAGCTGTAGGCAGCAAGGATGCCGGCGACATCCTTGCGACCGGCGACCGCCCCCTGTACGTGACCAGAACGGCCGCTCCCCTTGTCTGGCAGGAAGTAAGCCCTTCGGCCCATTTTTCATCGGCAGGAAACACACTGATCGCCCTTAGCAAGGAACCTGCTCCTGCATTGCCTGGCGATGTCCGGCCGTTGAGCCTGCCCGCAGGTCCTGCCCTCTCTTTGGCCGGCATCGAGACTCAGTTGGGCAACCCGATAGAGGACGGCCATCAATCTCTTTCGGTGCGGCTATTTTGGCAGGCCCGGGCGCCGGTGGCCGAGGACTGGCGGGTTTCCGTGCGGCCTACCGGATCGGGCCATCCCATCACCACCCCCGATGGATCGCCGCTGCAGATGGACTTGCTTCACCCCGTCCACGGCACCTATCCCATGAGCCGCTGGCTGCCAGGTGAAGTCGTGGCCGACGACTATCTGATTCCCATTCCACCAGGACAGCAGGTGGACGGCATTCAGGTGTTTGTCTACCGCCCCCTGGAGGATGGCACCTTCGAAAACCTGACTGTTTTGGAGATCCCCCTGAAATGAACAACCCCTCTCCGCTGGAGAAGGGTTGTCGATTTCACAGTCGATCGGGATGCTTCGGCTCAGGCTTCTGGTTCAACCTCGATCTGTTCTTCTCGCTGTTCTTCCAGCTCTTCAACCACCTCGACAGCGGCTTCGATCAGCGGGGGTATCTCTTCAGCCTCTTCGTACTCGCCAGTTTCGATCTCACCACCTTCGCGCTCGACGATCACGGTGACCTCGGGGATCACATCGGCCATTAGCCGAATCGGCACCTGGTGGGTGCCCAATTGGCGCAGCGGTTGGTCCAGCATGATCTGGCGCTTGTCGATCTCTTCGCCCGAGGCTTGTTCCACCGCGATAGCGATATCGGAAGCGGTGATCGAACCAAACAGTCGATCGGTCTCCGCGGCTCGAGCGCTGAAGTTCAGGCTCAACTCGGCAAGCTTGTCGGCCACCGACATCGCGGCCTGTCGCTCGCGGTCCCGCTGCCGGTCGGCAGTTTCCTTGATCTGGGCGGCCTGTTTCTCCGCGCCCTTGTTGGCGGGAATCGCCAGACCCTCCGGGATCAGATAATTCCTTGCGTAGCCATTGGCAACCTCTTTGATATCGCCAGCCATGCCTACCCCTACAACGTCCTGCTTCAATAATATTTTCATCGGTGCTTTCTCTTCTCCTGCAAAAACTTGGCCGCCCAGCTCAGGCGGCATATTCACAACCACGTATATTACATTAACTCCGACGAAATCACAAGTTTGTGCAGAGGCGCGGCAGCGTATGATCATGGGATCTCGTGGCGGCTCCAATGAGTTCCTAAGATCCCCAATGAGAAGACCTCATGTTCGAGCTCGTTGACCTCCCCTTGCACCAGATGGTACAATCATCACATCACCTGCCGATTCCCGGATGTGGGATTGGCCAACCATTGGGAGGTGCAACCATGAAGGTGACGCGGCTTCTTACGATTTTCTGGTGTTTTCCGTTTTGGCGTTACTGAGTGTCACGGTCGGGGCATCAACGGTGGCGGCCCCAGCCGCTGGTCCCTGCCTGCCCGGCGAGCCCTACGACCCCGCCTGCGACGTCAACCACGACGGCCGCATCGACGTCGGCGACATCCTGCTCACCGCCGGCCACTGGAACCAGGCAGGCACCTGGACCAGCGATAACGACCACGAGCACCTGAACCAGACCTGGAGCCATTCGCGTGTCGGCCTGACTATCGAGGGCAACTTCGACGGCACGGCCGGATCCTATCAAGCACCACCGGTGCTGGGCAACACAGCCACCCAGGGAGATGGCTTGCGAGTAGACTCGGTCAATCACGATGACGTGCATGTGAACTCGGCGGGCAACAACGGCTTTTTCGTCTGCACCACAGGCAGCGAAACGACCTCCACCCCATCGCTTCAGAACAATGGGCTGGAGGTCGGCAGGGCAGAAAATGCCGGTGTACGGGTACAACACGCCGGCGATGATGGCGTATTCATATCCAGCGCAGATTCCAACGGACTGAATGTCTGGTTCGCCAACCACGATGGCCTGAGCGTCAACGAGGCGGGGGATCACGGCGTATCCATCAGCTCGGCCGGCGATGACGGGTTCTCCGTCTGCGGTACTGGCGGCAACAACACCTGCACCGCGTCCTTCGACGACAATGGCCTGGAGGTGGGTAACGCCCAGAATTATGGCGTACCTGAGCAACAGCGACATCCTTATGTACAGCTACGACAATTTCCACATCCACCTGGACGAGGACGACACCAACAGCGCCTTCGTGATCTACAGCGGCAGCGGTACCAACCTGTGGTCGATCTCGGAGAGCGGCCTGGCAGTCGCACACCAGGGCAGCGCCCTCGCCATCGATGCCGGCACGGAGGGACAGCAACTGGTCTACCCTGTCCACAGCCCCCAGAACTGGCCCACTGCTGACGACTGATTTTGCTCGTTTGTTGCAGGCGATGATCGATCATCCGTAACCGGTGTTCGGTATTCGGATCACGGGTTACGGATGACCGAATACCGACGCGCTCCCACAGAAAAAGCCCGGCGCGTAACCTGCTACGCACCGGGCCAATTGGTTTACCGGACGCATCAAATCCGGTATTACTCGCCGAACATCATCGTGCCGCCGTCGGCGAAGAGATCCAGGAACAGCTTGCCATCCTTCACGAACCAGATGCGGGCAGCGTCCAGACTCTTCAGGTACTTGTCGCTGAGCGAGTCGGGTCCACAGATCGCCCGGGTCAATGCTTTCGCCTTGATCTCGATGGAACTGCCGTCGATGGTGTAGGGTCCGCCACCCCGGTTGCAGTCGGTCTGGACCTTGGCAATACCGCTGGGCAGCAGTTGCAGGGTGTAGGCATCCGGATTCGCGATCTCAGCCGGTCCCACAGCGGGATCACTGATGGACTGCCACTTCCAGACAGTCTTCTGGATGGCCGAAGCATCCACGGGCGCAGCACCAGGGGCTGCCACAGGCGCCGGGGCTTCCTCGGTCACAGGAGCTTCCTCGGTCACCGCAGCACCCTCGGCACCACCCGCATCCGCGGCCCTGTCACCCTGCTCAGCCACCAGGAACATGTTGCCAACATCGGATACCATGTTGATGACCAGTCCACCATCCTCGATGACATAGGTGCCGGCTGCCGCCAGGCCCTGTAGGAACTCGTCCGCCTGCGAATCGGGCGGGCACATGGCCATCGTGGAGGGACCGAGCTGGATCGTCAGGGAGCTGCCGTCGGCCTCGTAAGCACCTATCACCTGGTTGCAGTCCGCCTTGATGGCAACCCGGCCATCGTCGGCAAACTGCGCCAGGTAGCGGCCTGGATCGGCAACCTCGGTCACCGTATCGTTGCCATACTCGGTCTTCTGCCACATCCAGATAGCGCCGGCCAGCTCAGTGGCTCCAGCCACCTCTTCTTCCCCGGCCGGCTCGCTTGCCTCACCGGCGAAAATCATGTTGCCAGTGTCATACTTGATGTTGATGACCAGGTTGCCCTCGCCGTCCCAGACATAGCTGGCGGCACCGGCCAGCCCCTGCAGGAATTCATCAACCTGAGAGTCGGGCGGGCACATTGCCATGGTGGAGGGGCCAAGCTGGATCGTCAGGGAGCTACCCTCGGTCTCATAGGTTCCCGAAGCCTGGTTGCAGTCAGCTTTGACGCTGACAGCTCCGTCGTCCATGAACTGAACCGTGTAACGCTCAGGGTCTTCAACCTCGGTGATCGTGTCGTTGTTATACTGGGTCCGCTGCCACTTCCAAACGGTGCCCACCAGGTCCTTCTCCGCCTCGGCCGCTTCCTCGCCCGTCTCAGCTTCAACGGTGCCGACGACCTCGCTGGAGGTCTGCTCCAGTTCACCCGCATCGTTCAGCGCATAGGTCTCCACCACATGCTGCGTCGGGCAGCACATGGGATCTTCGGGCCCCTGGCTGATCATATCGACGACGATCTGGCCATCCTCGAAGGTGAGTTCGTTGATGCTCACCCGATCGCCCAGGAAGACCGAACCGGCGTCCACCAGCTGGCCCTCCTGCTCGACAACCAGATGCAGGTCATAGAAGACGCCACTGCCGCCTGTGATGGTGACCAGCACCACCGCAGCTGCCGGGGTCCCGTCGGCCAGTTCCCCGATCGCAACAAAGTCGGTCAGAACCGTATGGATCCTGGAGGCGGAATCGGGTGCCACCTCCTCGCTGAATTCACCATCGACCAGGGTGGCCGTACCGGATTGGCTGTACTGCGACTGGTATTCCATGTTTCCCAACGCAGTCATCACCTTTTCCGGCACCGCTGCTTCGGCTTCAGGTTCAACTGCCTTCGTCTCGGCTTCCGGCTCAGGCTCAACAGCTTCTGCTTCCACTTCGACAGCCTGGTAAGCGGCTATGGCCGAGCCTTCGGCTGAACGCATCTCGAGCACGTCATCCACGATCGTGTAAGTGGCAGCCCTTTCCAGCGATGCCAGGTAGGCGTTCTCCTGTTCCATCACTGGCTCGGGGCACATCTTGCGAGTCGTAAGAGCAGGCCCGATCTTGATAGTGGAATCGTCAGCCTCGTAACCGGCCTGGTAGTCGTTGCAGCCGGCATTGCCGGTCATCAGGCCATCCTCTGTGAAGAAAGCCGTGATCTCGGTGCCTTGCGCGAGGGAGCTGAAGCCACCCTTGCCGTTGTTGTAACGGGTTGCCTGCCAGGGCGTGCCAGTCAGCGATGGCGGTACCACAGCCTTGAAGGCCAACACCGTATCGCCGCCGGCATTGCGAATCAGCAACTGATCGCCCGTGATCGTATAGGTGGCGGCCGTCGGAAGAATCGTTGTGAAATCCTGTTCCTGGACCATCAAAGGCTCCGGGCAAGCCATCATGGTACTTCCCATAGGTTCTTGAATGGTGAGGTTCTCACCGTCCGCTTCATAGGAGCCAAAGTAGTTATTGCAACCCGTGCTGCCACTAACCTTGCCATCCTCGAAGAGAGCTGTTGCCTCCGAGCCAGGCAGCGTCAGGACCAGGTGGCCATCGGCATTGGAATAGGCTTGCAGCTTCCAATAGGTACCCTCCAGGGGCACTTCCGCCTCCGCCGTGCCAAACTCCTGCTTATCGATTTCCTCGATCATGGTGTACTCGAGCGAAGAGCCGCCAGCCGGGGGATTCTCGACAGGATCGACGCGGACCAGCAACTCGTACTCGTAGCCAGGTTCGTATTCGAAGCCAGCGATTGCGTTATAGAAGAGGCTATACTGGTCATCGACATTCTCCTTGACCAGCAGACACTTCGTGAGCCCCTCGCCCACGCAGTCCGCCTTCACGGGACCGACGAACATGGTAATCTCTTCGCCCTGATCCACGGCATCCTGCTCTTCAGGGGCCGCCTGGGCAACCGTTTCTTCAGTCGAAGGTTCTTCGGCCTCGGCAACTTGCTCTTCGGTGGCAGGTTGCTCAACTGCCTCTTTCTCTACCGCCTCTTCCTGGGCCACCGCGTCCGTATCAGCTGCTTCGTGGGTCTCGTCTTTGTCGGCATCGACGGCCCGTTCCTGCTGTGCCTCTTCGGGCACCGCCGGGGTTGGTGTTTCCTTGTCACCGCAGGCTACCACAAAGATGCTGACGAGGACCAGCAGGGTAACCAGCAACAGTGCTCTTCGCTTCAAGATTCGGTTCATGAGAGTTCTCTCCTCCATTTTGTTTGTCCTGGCATGTTTAGAATTGGAAAGGCCTACAGCCAACGCCGGCGCTTTCCCTTCGATTTCACGCCATATTGGGCAGAAGTGTTCACAGATTGCCGCGGAAAATATCGATTGACTCGCGCAAAAAACGCCGCTGCCTACGATTATCCGCAGCGACATGGATATCAGCAGTTCACGCCGATGGGATCCCACTGGAGTCAACTGTCACCGATGATAACATATCTTCGGCGATTCGGGTAGGAAACGCACCGGCATCCTCTACTTTCAATGATGTCATCCCCGCGCACGCGGGGAACCAGGGTCATGGGCGTCTATGTACCACCGGCGTTGTTCGTCATCCCCGCGCACGCGGGGAACCATCGATTCATTCCCGGCTGTCATCCAGGATCCAAAGGAACAAATCCACTGGGCTCCCGCCTTTGCGTGCACCCCGAAGGGGCCCCGCAGGAGCGACGGTGCCAGTGTCATGCTTTTCTGGCTCCCGGAATCCTGGTCTCCAGAGCAGCCGCCAATTCCTCCGCTCGTTGGGAACCCACCATGACGCTCTTGCCATCCTGGAGAGTCAACTCAACCCCCTGGTTACCGGAGGTAGTGTAAGCAACCCCGCTGCCGCGCCAGCCCCGGATCCCCCACCCGCCATATTCTCGAATCGGATCGTAGGAACGGGCCTCAAAGCTCTGGATGTCGGCCAGCGGGATGTCACGGCTGGTAATGGGAGGATAACGGATGTGCAACGAATTCTCGGAAACCTCCGTGACCAGTTTCAGCCTGTGGAATAACAGGGGAAGCCCAATGCCGATAAAAAGCCAAAGCAACCACATCATCCAATCGGGAGCAGGCTTGGAGCCCCAGGGTTTTCCCAGGATGATCTGTTCGACGAAGCCCCACCACATCAGGGCCGAGATACCGTAGACCAGAAGCCATATCCACCACTGGGTGAACTTCTGGTCCTCATGATATGACACCTCGAAGTCGTAAGGGGCCATGGATCTAGCCGCCGACAGGTACCACCATGATCTCAACGTTTTCGCTGGGATTGCCCCGCGTGATCACCGGCACGATGGTGTCGTTGATCATCAACAGCTTGCCGTCAGCCGAGGTAATCCTGGCCGCCATGCCATAGCTATGGTTGGGCACGACGTCTGCCGGATCGTAGATAACCTCATAGGGCATGGGCATCTGGCCCGGAATTGTGAAGGTCTCTTCGCCCAGAATGATGGCTGGTGCGTCGGCCCGGGAAATGTCCTGCAATTGCACCTGAACAATGGCGTCGTCGGGCAAGGCAATCCGCACCTGGTAGTTGACCCCACCGGTGACGCTGGCCTGCCCGTCGGTTCCCCGCGCAGCCTCCTCCATCTCTCCGACCGTGATCGTTTCGTCGGCAGCGACCCCATTGACCTCGACGGTGTACTCCCCAGGTTCCAGGCCGGCGGTGTCGATTACGATGGCGTCCGAATAGGGCGTCATCATCTGGCTGCACATGAGATCGGCAGGCTGGCCCGCGACCAAAGATATCTCGATGGTGTTTTCCACAACCTCCTGCTGAGAGTCCCCGGTCTTGGTACATGAATTGGGATGATCACCCTGGACGACAGCAACCTGCTCGCCATCCTCTTCTTCGATCGTGACGCTGCTGACGTTGGCGGGCGAGGTTTCGATCACACCCTCGGGTGGCGTATCAGCAGAAGCATCAACTTCTGGCGCGCGCGTGTCCACCGGTTGGCCAACTATCGGTGGCGGCATGACGCAGCCCGCCAGGCCAAGCGCGAGGATCAATAGGACAGTTGTGAAGAATAATCGGTACATGTTTCTCTCCTATGTTATTAGCAGTTTTTGCTGGCCGCCCGAGAAGGACTTCCCTGTTTCGGGCAGGCAACTGATTGCACGGTCCGCTCAAATGAAATGTTCACACAAACCCGATCTTGCCATCGCAAAGTTGTTTCGTGACCTCGACCTCCGGAATCACCACCCCCATGCAATCGGCGTTAGGCAACCCCTGCAACACCCAGGTAATGTCCTCCAGAGAAACTGGTTCTCGATATTCCAGACGGTCTGCGTAACACCAGTTCTTAATAGGGACATTTCCAGGGCGGGTAGTTGTCAACACCCCCCTTCACCCGGAATTCGGGCTCACCACTGTAAATGTTGCCAACCGAATTGATCAACGTGCCGGCTACCCACTGTTCCACGCGATAGGGATGGCCCACATTGCCGAAGGTTTCAAGATGAACCGCTAAACCGTCGATCCTGACATTTCCGGCCTTATCCATCGCACCCCAACCACTGGGCTTCACATCCCGCCACTGGTTGTCGCCGATCAGTTGGTAGACCTTGATCCACGAGCTGGCTGGCGGCGGGGCGACACAGGTTACGATATTGCCTGCCGACGGGGTGATTTCATCCTTGATCTTCTCCCAGGTCAGGTTCGCCGACGCCAGCGCCGTGTCCTCGAAATACTCCATACGGATGTCGTGGTATCCCTCAAGTAACGATACATCGGTCACAAAACGGGTCCGGGACATCGGGTGCCACTGGTTGATGAGTCGCTGCCCATCGATCCAGAGTCGTACGCCGTCATCCGTTTCAGTGGTGAAGCGATAACGTCCCTGGGGCAAGAACATGCGCCGCGTCCAGCGGACTGAAAACTTGTCGTCGGAAATGGTCGGTGCAGGCGATCCCGAGCCCCAATCGAAATTCACGAAGTAATCCCGACGGTTCATTGTCGGTTTCCCACTGAGGCCGGTATTATTGAAATACTCGCCCAACCAGACAGTATCCTGGCCACCACCACCGCCTCCGCTGCCACCACCAGAGCCGCCATCCGAACCACCGGAGCTGCCGATTCGCCGCCACGTCAGTTTGGCAACCGCGTCGCCACCATCCTCGAAGTATTCCATGCGGATATCATGGGGCCCCGGCGTTATGTTAATTTCCTTGGCGTAAGGGGTCAGCCCTTGAGTCTTCCAGCGATCGATCAGCAACTGATTGTCGATATAGAGTCGAACGCCATCGTCGGTTTCTGTACGAAACTCATAGGTGCCGCCATCGAGATCGATCGTCTGTGTCCACCGGGCAGAGAAGAAGCCGGTCGGAATCGCCGGGGCCGGCGACCCCTTGCCCCAATCGAAGTCGATCTCCGGATCGTCGCGGGTGATCACCGGTAAGCCCTCCAGATCGCGGTTGTCAAAATACTCACCCAGCCAGCCCTTGGGCTCAACCGGTACATACTCGTCGATCTTTTCCCAGGAGAATTTTGCCAGGGCCCGCCCAGTGGCCTCGAAGTACTCTACACGAACCTGATAGGTTTCCCTGTTGACGTCCAGATCGACGACTACCTCGGCAGCGCCAGTCTGCCAGCGATCGATGACCAGCCGGTTGCCGATATACACACGCGCCCCGTCATCAGTATTGACTCGAATCCGATACTTTCCCGTATCCAACGGCACACTGCCAGACCACCGGACCGAAAAATTGTCCGGTGGTACCTCCGGTGCCGGCGAACCGGTACCCCAGTCAAAATCGATGGCCGGGTCGATACGGGTGAGCACAGGTGGCCCCTGGAGATTGCGGTTGGCGAAATACTCACCCAGCCAGGATACAGATGGCGTTGGTGGCGTTGGGCCAACGCCGATCTTCTTCCAGGTCAGTTTTGCGCTGGCTTCCCCACCCCCCTCGAAGTAATCCATGCGGAGTTGATGGACGCCAGAAGGAAGAGCAACCTTGGTTTTGCGCGGGGTCGCCGACTGGTGGCGCCAACGATCCAACAGCAACTGTCGATTTACGTAAAGCCGAACACCATCATCAGTCTCCGCAGTAAACTCATAGGTGCCACCGTCAAAATACCAGTCGCCGAGCCAACGAACGGAGAATTCGTCCTTGGGCATTCCTGGTGCCGGCGCCCCAGTTCCCCAATCGAAATCGATGGATGGATCCTGGCGCACCGCAACGGGAGATCCTGTCAGGTTGCGGTTGGCATAGTAGGACCCTTGCCATCCTGCATTTGGGGGCGGCGCGGGAAACTCCAGCTGTTCCCAGGTCACCTTTACCTCGGCGCGCTGCGTGGCCTCGAAGTATTCCACCCTGAATGGATGCCACCCTTCGCCCAGAATGATCTCCGCGCTGTGGTCGGATGGCGAGGAGATGTGCCACTGATCGATGATCAGATTCCCGTCGACGTAGACCCGAACCCCGTCATCCGCCCGGGCGGTGACACGATACGTCCCGTCGGTCAGATGAATGTCCCGGTTCCAGCGCACAGAGAAGTTATCTCCGGGAAACCCGACTGCAGGTGACCCATAGCCCCAGTCGAAATCAATCGCAGCGTCGTAGCGGACCAACGCGGGTGCCCCGGACAGGTATCGATTGGTGAAATACTCCCCTGACCAGGCGTCGTTGCGACTGCCACCCGCCTGAGCTTGGGTCAGCGCAGGAAAGACACCCAGAATCACCACAAAACACAACGCGACCAGCCCGACAATGGTTAGGGGTTTCTTCATCTGGCGCAACATGAGGTTCCTTCCTTCGAATCCTGTCCAATTGTTCCGAAAAGGCCTGTTTCACCTGCGGAATGCAAAGAGTTTGGGATACAACACCCGGTTGACCTGTCCTGACCGAAATCAGAAAGTGTTTCGACACCAGCTGCAAGCGATCCGGAAAGACTTTACCTTAGTCCGAATCACCGCTTACATCCCTCACAAGAAAGAGGTGACTGCGCTCAGATGGCAGCTTCCGATGACAGACTCTCGTTGAGGCAAGCAATATCCTGCGGGGCACAATCCGCAGCGTGGGGGATGCACAACGGGCCGGCTAGAGGACACCCAGGATCAAGCCCGCCAACGAATAGTAGATGATCAGGCCTGAAACATCTACCACGGTTGAAATCATCGGGCCGCTGATCACCGCCGGATCAATGCCAATTCGATCGGCCACAATGGGAACAATGGTCCCCACCGTAGTGGACCACATGACGACCAGAGGCAAGGTCAGTGCAACAGCAAGGGCAACCTGCCATCCTGCTTGCCAGAGGATCTGGGCCAGCACAAAACCCAGTATCCCCATCACCAGTCCAAGCAGCAGACCCACGGAAATCTCCCGCCGCCACGCGCGAAGCAGAGTGGAAAAACGAACCTCGCCCACTGTGATTGCCCGGATGATGGTAGCAATGGTCTGCGATCCAGCATTTCCTCCCGTGCCGATGATAAGAGGCACAAAGGCTGCCAGCACCAGGTATTGACCCCAAACGACCTCAAATTTTTGGGTAACAAGGCCGGTCAGTGCGCCCGCTCCGAAGAGAAGCAGCAACCAACCGATCCTTTTTTTGAACACGCTGGTAGGTGAGACAGAAAAGTAGGGCTGCTCCAATGGCAACGAGCCACCAAATCGCTGGAAGTCCTCGGTGGCTTCCTCTTCCAGCACATCCAGGACGTCGTCAACCGTCACAACGCCAAGCAGCCGATTGAATTGATCTACGACCGGCATAGCGGT from Chloroflexota bacterium includes these protein-coding regions:
- a CDS encoding DUF2723 domain-containing protein; this translates as MNWKSPERWAGIVLVLAALALYLWTLDNGLRPEELMGGDLITHQYAQVQGRPSNAPGYPLYTMGGWLWFHGWRSILAAEANPTAILSTYSTLWALLALWLLYRLILHETGNWLVGLLLGAFYAVTYFFWYYATSTEQYTSAVALTLAIVLVAYHWEDTLDRSQPGRSEKEEARADRYILLLAFLSGVILAHMVTVAFIIPPLLWFILSRQPGLLRRPRLILTSIAAALLPLLSYFFVYIRGAQHPEWRGEGQWPNAGAWFWDFVSTQQGQDELTWSLTPLWTHEFPSMIWQELTWIILFGGLAGLFLMNRRHGLFLGATLAIYLAFSFIDRLGNWFQVIMPAYALLVLSFAVAVQCLWTRLKDASPKSRLSTAMLRGLQIALVSGLLLLLVFRFDASWSRANQRNRARDTALAAGQAILADDPQPNAAILADFAETVSLRYLRDIWNLRPDLQAVGSKDAGDILATGDRPLYVTRTAAPLVWQEVSPSAHFSSAGNTLIALSKEPAPALPGDVRPLSLPAGPALSLAGIETQLGNPIEDGHQSLSVRLFWQARAPVAEDWRVSVRPTGSGHPITTPDGSPLQMDLLHPVHGTYPMSRWLPGEVVADDYLIPIPPGQQVDGIQVFVYRPLEDGTFENLTVLEIPLK
- the rplI gene encoding 50S ribosomal protein L9, which produces MKILLKQDVVGVGMAGDIKEVANGYARNYLIPEGLAIPANKGAEKQAAQIKETADRQRDRERQAAMSVADKLAELSLNFSARAAETDRLFGSITASDIAIAVEQASGEEIDKRQIMLDQPLRQLGTHQVPIRLMADVIPEVTVIVEREGGEIETGEYEEAEEIPPLIEAAVEVVEELEEQREEQIEVEPEA
- a CDS encoding META domain-containing protein, producing the protein MNRILKRRALLLVTLLVLVSIFVVACGDKETPTPAVPEEAQQERAVDADKDETHEAADTDAVAQEEAVEKEAVEQPATEEQVAEAEEPSTEETVAQAAPEEQDAVDQGEEITMFVGPVKADCVGEGLTKCLLVKENVDDQYSLFYNAIAGFEYEPGYEYELLVRVDPVENPPAGGSSLEYTMIEEIDKQEFGTAEAEVPLEGTYWKLQAYSNADGHLVLTLPGSEATALFEDGKVSGSTGCNNYFGSYEADGENLTIQEPMGSTMMACPEPLMVQEQDFTTILPTAATYTITGDQLLIRNAGGDTVLAFKAVVPPSLTGTPWQATRYNNGKGGFSSLAQGTEITAFFTEDGLMTGNAGCNDYQAGYEADDSTIKIGPALTTRKMCPEPVMEQENAYLASLERAATYTIVDDVLEMRSAEGSAIAAYQAVEVEAEAVEPEPEAETKAVEPEAEAAVPEKVMTALGNMEYQSQYSQSGTATLVDGEFSEEVAPDSASRIHTVLTDFVAIGELADGTPAAAVVLVTITGGSGVFYDLHLVVEQEGQLVDAGSVFLGDRVSINELTFEDGQIVVDMISQGPEDPMCCPTQHVVETYALNDAGELEQTSSEVVGTVEAETGEEAAEAEKDLVGTVWKWQRTQYNNDTITEVEDPERYTVQFMDDGAVSVKADCNQASGTYETEGSSLTIQLGPSTMAMCPPDSQVDEFLQGLAGAASYVWDGEGNLVINIKYDTGNMIFAGEASEPAGEEEVAGATELAGAIWMWQKTEYGNDTVTEVADPGRYLAQFADDGRVAIKADCNQVIGAYEADGSSLTIQLGPSTMAMCPPDSQADEFLQGLAAAGTYVIEDGGLVINMVSDVGNMFLVAEQGDRAADAGGAEGAAVTEEAPVTEEAPAPVAAPGAAPVDASAIQKTVWKWQSISDPAVGPAEIANPDAYTLQLLPSGIAKVQTDCNRGGGPYTIDGSSIEIKAKALTRAICGPDSLSDKYLKSLDAARIWFVKDGKLFLDLFADGGTMMFGE
- a CDS encoding DUF6141 family protein is translated as MAPYDFEVSYHEDQKFTQWWIWLLVYGISALMWWGFVEQIILGKPWGSKPAPDWMMWLLWLFIGIGLPLLFHRLKLVTEVSENSLHIRYPPITSRDIPLADIQSFEARSYDPIREYGGWGIRGWRGSGVAYTTSGNQGVELTLQDGKSVMVGSQRAEELAAALETRIPGARKA
- a CDS encoding YbaY family lipoprotein, which encodes MYRLFFTTVLLILALGLAGCVMPPPIVGQPVDTRAPEVDASADTPPEGVIETSPANVSSVTIEEEDGEQVAVVQGDHPNSCTKTGDSQQEVVENTIEISLVAGQPADLMCSQMMTPYSDAIVIDTAGLEPGEYTVEVNGVAADETITVGEMEEAARGTDGQASVTGGVNYQVRIALPDDAIVQVQLQDISRADAPAIILGEETFTIPGQMPMPYEVIYDPADVVPNHSYGMAARITSADGKLLMINDTIVPVITRGNPSENVEIMVVPVGG